Proteins from one Desulfocurvus vexinensis DSM 17965 genomic window:
- a CDS encoding efflux RND transporter permease subunit: MFSRFFINRPIFATVVSLFIVLAGALSLRVLPIAEFPDIVPPEVQVSARYPGASAETIAQTVAAPLEQKINGVDNMLYMRSVSAGDGSLTITVSFEVGTDPDQNTINVNNRVQAAESSLPEEVRRQGVTVSKKSSSMLMVLAMESGDGRYDAVDVSNYALVNVIDELKRIPGVGDAMVFGSRDYSIRIWLRPDKLAAMGLTPSDVAAAVGEQNAQFAAGSIGSEPLDAPVEMTYTVTTQGRMVDPEQFADIILRANEDGSFLRLRDVAEVELGAQSYNMVSKRDGKAAAAMGVYLAPGANALETADRVIAAMERLSAQFPDGIGYSVPYNTTTFVRISVQEVQQTLIEAFLLVSLIIFIFLHNWRATLIPLLAVPVSIIGTFAGMYALGFSINTLTLFGLVLAIGIVVDDAIVVIENVERVMKTEFLPPKEATIKAMGEVSGAVVAIVLVLCSVFIPVAFMGGLSGEMYRQFAVTIAVSVIISGIVALTLTPALCALLLKNEHRQPILPLLLFERFFTRLTAGYTAGVRLLLKRSLLAFALFAVLCVVSWRMFAALPHALVPEEDKGNILSVTMLPEGASLSRTEAAMDALAGTMLKAPGVDGIMTLTGLDLLSGAMKTNTGTAFVTLAPWDERKKGPTVDQVIGMTFGAGASITDAFVLAFNLPPIMGMSNTGGVEGYVQDRGGNSLTELAARVNELVAKARTRPELGSVQAMFSVNAPQINVVLDRDRARAMGVPIDRVFETMQATFGAYYINDFNRMGRTFKVQLQSRGEFRDNPDDLADVYVRSDTGRMIPLTVLATVERTTGPEVVERFNVFPAAKVMASPAPGYSSGQAMDALEEVTRAELPETYHLAWTGSAYQERATGGTSLTVLLLGLLMVFLILAAQYERWTLPLAVILVVPFALFGAAGATLLRGLSNDTYLQIALVTLVGLASKNAILIVEFAVQQHKSGMGIAEAAAKAAELRFRPIVMTSLAFILGCLPLAISSGAGAASRHAIGTGVIGGMLAATFIAPFFIPTFYKTIIGLTERLRRRPKGDG; this comes from the coding sequence ATGTTCTCGCGCTTTTTCATCAACAGGCCGATCTTCGCGACGGTCGTCTCGCTGTTCATCGTCCTGGCGGGCGCCCTGTCCCTGCGCGTCCTGCCCATCGCGGAGTTCCCCGACATCGTGCCGCCCGAGGTGCAGGTGTCGGCCCGCTACCCGGGCGCCAGCGCCGAGACCATCGCCCAGACCGTGGCCGCGCCCCTGGAGCAGAAGATCAACGGCGTGGACAACATGCTCTACATGCGCTCGGTGAGCGCGGGCGACGGCAGCCTGACCATCACCGTGAGCTTCGAGGTCGGCACCGACCCCGACCAGAACACCATCAACGTCAACAACCGCGTGCAGGCCGCCGAGTCGTCCCTGCCCGAGGAGGTCCGCCGCCAGGGCGTCACCGTGAGCAAGAAGTCGTCGAGCATGCTCATGGTCCTGGCCATGGAGTCCGGCGACGGGCGCTACGACGCGGTGGACGTCAGCAACTACGCCCTGGTCAACGTCATCGATGAGCTCAAGCGCATCCCCGGCGTGGGCGACGCCATGGTCTTCGGCTCGCGCGACTACTCCATCCGCATCTGGCTGCGCCCCGACAAGCTGGCCGCCATGGGCCTCACGCCCTCGGATGTGGCCGCCGCCGTGGGCGAGCAGAACGCCCAGTTCGCCGCCGGGTCCATCGGCAGCGAGCCCCTGGATGCCCCGGTGGAGATGACCTACACCGTGACCACCCAGGGCCGCATGGTGGACCCCGAACAGTTCGCGGACATCATCCTGCGTGCCAACGAGGACGGCAGCTTCCTGCGCCTGCGCGATGTGGCCGAGGTCGAACTCGGCGCCCAGAGCTACAACATGGTCAGCAAGCGCGACGGCAAGGCCGCGGCGGCCATGGGCGTCTACCTCGCCCCGGGCGCCAACGCCCTGGAAACCGCCGACCGCGTCATCGCCGCCATGGAGCGCCTCTCGGCCCAGTTCCCCGACGGCATCGGCTACTCCGTGCCCTACAACACCACGACCTTCGTGCGCATCTCGGTGCAGGAGGTGCAGCAGACGCTCATCGAAGCCTTCCTGCTGGTGTCGCTGATCATCTTCATCTTCCTGCACAACTGGCGGGCGACCCTCATCCCGCTGCTGGCCGTGCCGGTGTCCATCATCGGCACCTTCGCGGGCATGTACGCCCTGGGCTTCAGCATCAACACCCTGACCCTGTTCGGCCTGGTGCTGGCCATCGGCATCGTGGTGGACGACGCCATCGTGGTCATCGAGAACGTGGAACGGGTGATGAAAACCGAGTTCCTGCCGCCCAAGGAAGCGACCATCAAGGCCATGGGCGAGGTCAGCGGCGCGGTGGTGGCCATCGTGCTGGTGCTGTGCTCGGTGTTCATTCCCGTGGCCTTCATGGGCGGGCTGTCGGGCGAGATGTACCGCCAGTTCGCGGTGACCATCGCCGTGTCGGTGATCATCTCGGGCATCGTGGCCCTGACCCTGACCCCGGCCCTGTGCGCGCTTTTGCTGAAAAACGAGCACCGCCAGCCCATCCTGCCGCTTTTGCTCTTCGAGCGCTTCTTCACGCGGCTCACGGCGGGCTACACGGCGGGCGTGCGCCTGCTGCTCAAGCGCTCGCTGCTGGCCTTCGCCCTCTTCGCCGTGCTGTGCGTGGTGTCCTGGCGCATGTTCGCCGCCCTGCCCCACGCCCTGGTGCCCGAGGAGGACAAGGGCAACATCCTGTCCGTAACCATGCTGCCCGAGGGCGCCTCGCTCTCGCGCACCGAGGCCGCCATGGACGCCCTGGCCGGCACGATGCTCAAGGCCCCCGGGGTGGACGGCATCATGACCCTGACCGGGCTGGACCTGCTCTCCGGCGCCATGAAGACCAACACCGGCACGGCCTTCGTGACCCTCGCCCCCTGGGACGAGCGCAAGAAAGGCCCCACGGTGGACCAAGTCATCGGCATGACCTTCGGCGCGGGCGCCTCCATCACCGACGCCTTCGTGCTGGCCTTCAACCTGCCGCCCATCATGGGCATGAGCAACACCGGCGGCGTGGAGGGCTACGTGCAGGACCGCGGCGGCAACAGCCTGACCGAGCTGGCCGCGCGGGTCAACGAGCTGGTGGCCAAGGCCCGCACCCGCCCCGAGCTGGGCAGCGTGCAGGCCATGTTCAGCGTCAACGCGCCGCAGATCAACGTGGTGCTCGACCGTGACCGCGCCCGGGCCATGGGCGTGCCCATCGACCGCGTGTTCGAGACCATGCAGGCCACCTTCGGCGCCTACTACATCAACGACTTCAACCGCATGGGCCGGACCTTCAAGGTCCAGCTCCAGTCGCGCGGGGAGTTCCGCGACAACCCCGATGACCTCGCCGACGTGTACGTACGCTCGGACACGGGCCGGATGATCCCCCTGACGGTGCTGGCCACGGTGGAGCGCACCACCGGCCCCGAGGTGGTGGAGCGCTTCAACGTGTTCCCGGCGGCCAAGGTCATGGCCAGCCCGGCCCCGGGCTACAGCTCCGGCCAGGCCATGGACGCCCTGGAGGAGGTCACCCGCGCCGAGCTGCCCGAGACCTACCACCTGGCCTGGACCGGCTCGGCCTACCAGGAGCGCGCTACGGGCGGCACCTCGCTCACCGTGCTGCTGCTCGGCCTGCTGATGGTCTTCCTGATCCTGGCGGCGCAGTACGAGCGCTGGACCCTGCCCCTGGCGGTGATCCTGGTGGTGCCCTTCGCGCTGTTCGGCGCCGCCGGGGCCACCCTGCTGCGCGGGCTGTCCAACGACACCTACCTGCAGATCGCCCTGGTGACCCTGGTCGGCCTGGCTTCCAAGAACGCCATTCTCATCGTGGAGTTCGCCGTGCAGCAGCA
- a CDS encoding efflux RND transporter periplasmic adaptor subunit: MPRIASPALRRLSALLLTIALAAALAGCGDKPQAGAASAPPAPRVRALTLASADLPLTSEFAAQITGSRDVEVHAQVGGILLERTYVEGAYVRKGDLLFRIEPDSASASNEQARGELKRLRATMELAQVDRERTEALFAQGVVSAQERDDAVTAFDQASAAVEAAEAAVRETSITLGRTEVRAPISGVTSKESMSEGSLVSVGGNSLLTTITQVDPLYVNFSVPGSQVLRDKRLEAEGRLAVPEGGMTVRLKLSDGSIYEHTGRIGFADSREDPQTGTVSFRATLPNPDGLVLPGGYARVMVEGMVLKDVLLVPQRAVLFTKDAPLVYVLDAENAASPVPVALGRAVGDSFVVEGGLSAGQTIVAEGVIKVRPGAKVAVIDETPAAPGANNGQGNG, translated from the coding sequence ATGCCGCGCATTGCTTCCCCGGCGCTCCGGCGCCTGTCCGCCCTGCTGCTCACCATCGCCCTGGCCGCCGCCCTGGCTGGCTGCGGCGACAAGCCCCAGGCGGGTGCAGCGTCCGCCCCGCCCGCGCCCCGGGTCCGCGCCCTGACCCTGGCCAGCGCCGACCTGCCCCTGACCAGCGAATTCGCCGCCCAGATCACCGGCTCGCGCGATGTCGAGGTCCATGCCCAGGTGGGCGGCATCCTGCTGGAGCGCACCTATGTGGAGGGCGCCTACGTGCGCAAGGGCGACCTGCTCTTCCGCATCGAGCCCGACTCCGCCAGCGCCAGCAACGAGCAGGCCCGGGGCGAGCTCAAGCGCCTGCGCGCGACCATGGAGCTGGCCCAGGTGGACCGCGAGCGCACCGAGGCCCTGTTCGCCCAGGGCGTGGTCAGCGCCCAGGAGCGCGACGACGCCGTGACCGCCTTCGACCAGGCCAGCGCCGCCGTGGAGGCCGCCGAGGCCGCCGTGCGCGAGACGTCCATCACCCTGGGCCGCACCGAGGTCCGCGCGCCCATCTCGGGCGTGACCAGCAAGGAGTCCATGTCCGAGGGCAGCCTGGTCAGCGTGGGCGGCAACAGCCTGCTGACCACCATCACCCAGGTGGACCCACTGTACGTGAACTTCTCCGTGCCCGGCAGCCAGGTGCTGCGCGACAAGCGCCTGGAGGCCGAGGGCCGGCTGGCCGTGCCCGAGGGCGGCATGACCGTGCGCCTGAAGCTCTCCGACGGCAGCATCTACGAGCACACCGGGCGCATCGGCTTCGCCGACAGCCGCGAAGACCCGCAGACCGGCACCGTGAGCTTCCGCGCCACCCTGCCCAACCCCGACGGGCTCGTGCTGCCCGGGGGCTACGCGCGGGTCATGGTCGAGGGCATGGTGCTCAAGGACGTGCTGCTCGTGCCCCAGCGCGCGGTGCTCTTTACCAAGGACGCGCCCCTGGTCTATGTGCTCGACGCCGAAAACGCCGCCTCGCCCGTGCCCGTGGCCCTGGGCCGCGCCGTGGGCGACAGCTTCGTGGTCGAGGGCGGGCTCAGCGCCGGGCAGACCATCGTGGCCGAGGGCGTGATCAAGGTCCGCCCCGGGGCCAAGGTCGCCGTCATCGACGAGACCCCCGCGGCCCCCGGCGCCAACAACGGGCAGGGCAACGGCTGA
- a CDS encoding metal-dependent hydrolase, which produces MDPVTHIVSGALAGRAAADRLGTRAAYALCVLAAWLPDIDNFVGLGPEAYLRHHRGVTHSLAGIVVQALLLTGVFRLFGRAFAPLKTFLLALALLGLHLWLDVITTYGTQLLAPFDDTRFAWGSVFIIDPFLTLGALALFGLSLRRGARGEPGRRLAVAGLALLVAYPLACHGVRAAVAAAVPGVLAAQGLEGRPFEVAPDALTPIYWKVTVQDGDRLLVGTTTALPAASRPLEFDAFTRADPALLERLTREAPVFATWAWFARHPAMEPAPASPDPGAERAVHFSDVRFHSTAPPMRLLAGRRQTPFVITAVFGPGGELTRVLYGGQSHPLRSAGS; this is translated from the coding sequence ATGGATCCGGTAACACACATCGTCTCCGGCGCGCTGGCCGGGCGCGCCGCGGCGGACCGCCTGGGCACCCGCGCGGCCTACGCCCTGTGCGTGCTGGCCGCCTGGCTGCCCGACATCGACAACTTCGTGGGCCTGGGCCCCGAGGCCTACCTGCGCCACCACCGCGGCGTGACCCACTCCCTGGCGGGCATCGTGGTCCAGGCGCTGCTGCTCACCGGGGTCTTCCGACTTTTCGGCAGGGCCTTCGCGCCGCTTAAGACCTTCCTGCTGGCCCTGGCCCTGCTGGGGCTGCACCTGTGGCTGGACGTGATCACCACCTACGGCACCCAGCTCCTGGCGCCCTTTGACGACACGCGCTTTGCCTGGGGCAGCGTGTTCATCATCGACCCCTTCCTGACCCTGGGGGCCCTGGCCCTGTTCGGCCTCTCCCTGCGCAGGGGGGCCCGGGGCGAGCCGGGGCGGCGCCTGGCCGTGGCCGGGCTCGCGCTGCTGGTGGCCTACCCCCTGGCCTGCCACGGCGTGCGCGCCGCCGTGGCCGCAGCCGTGCCCGGGGTGCTGGCGGCCCAGGGCCTGGAGGGCCGCCCCTTCGAGGTCGCCCCCGACGCCCTGACGCCCATCTACTGGAAGGTCACCGTGCAGGACGGCGACCGGCTGCTGGTGGGCACGACCACCGCCCTGCCCGCCGCCAGCCGCCCCCTGGAGTTCGACGCCTTCACCCGCGCCGACCCGGCCCTGCTGGAGCGGCTGACCCGCGAGGCCCCGGTGTTCGCCACCTGGGCCTGGTTCGCCCGCCACCCGGCCATGGAGCCCGCCCCCGCCTCGCCGGACCCGGGCGCCGAACGCGCCGTGCACTTCTCCGACGTGCGCTTCCACTCCACGGCCCCGCCCATGCGCCTGCTGGCGGGCCGCAGGCAGACGCCCTTCGTCATCACCGCCGTGTTCGGCCCCGGGGGCGAGCTGACGCGCGTGCTCTACGGCGGCCAGAGCCACCCCCTGCGCTCCGCCGGGTCCTGA
- a CDS encoding HAD family hydrolase → MMHKVLDMAGGPCRALDAVIFDFGGVLAEEGFFEGFRAIAARHGMDPGGLAETAVDVVRRGGYVEGRVSEAEFWEELRARTGIAEPDAALRRELLSRFVPRDFMFTRVDKLRGAGYKVAILSDQTNWLEELDAAHGFYRRFDLVLNSYRLGKTKKDPTLFDDVVAALGVEPGRALFIDDFEGHIRRARERGLLAIHYTGRQDFERQFRKFCPGLEG, encoded by the coding sequence ATGATGCACAAGGTGCTGGACATGGCGGGCGGCCCGTGCCGGGCCCTGGACGCCGTGATCTTCGACTTCGGCGGCGTGCTGGCCGAGGAGGGCTTCTTCGAGGGCTTCCGGGCCATCGCCGCGCGCCACGGCATGGACCCCGGCGGGCTGGCCGAGACGGCGGTGGACGTGGTGCGCCGGGGCGGCTACGTGGAGGGCCGGGTCAGCGAGGCCGAGTTCTGGGAGGAACTGCGCGCGCGCACGGGCATCGCCGAGCCCGACGCCGCCCTGCGCCGCGAGCTGCTCTCGCGCTTCGTGCCGCGCGACTTCATGTTCACCCGGGTGGACAAGCTGCGTGGCGCCGGGTACAAGGTGGCCATCCTGAGCGACCAGACCAACTGGCTTGAGGAACTGGACGCCGCCCACGGCTTCTACCGCCGCTTCGACCTGGTGCTCAACAGCTACCGCCTGGGCAAGACCAAGAAGGACCCCACGCTGTTCGACGACGTGGTGGCCGCCCTGGGGGTGGAGCCGGGCCGGGCGCTGTTCATCGACGATTTCGAGGGCCACATCCGCCGCGCCCGCGAGCGGGGGCTGCTGGCCATCCACTACACGGGCCGCCAGGATTTCGAGCGTCAGTTCAGGAAATTCTGCCCCGGCCTGGAGGGCTGA
- a CDS encoding phosphatidylserine decarboxylase family protein, producing MKRPSVGITPEGIPAIGLAAFFTLVLAILDCVTGTAIGLALTAFAVNFFRDPERYPSPEPGVAVSPADGKVVKAGLARDPFTGQERKVVCIFMNVFDVHVNRMPVAGTVERLKYHPGKFLNASLDKASEDNERMSLDIRGAEGGQWSVVQIAGLIARRIVCRVEPGDTLGRGERFGMIKFGSRVDLYLPDAYDIAVHVGERVLAGQTIIARRKGGRTQE from the coding sequence ATGAAAAGACCGTCCGTCGGCATCACCCCGGAAGGCATTCCCGCCATAGGCCTCGCGGCCTTCTTCACCCTGGTCCTGGCCATCCTGGACTGCGTGACCGGCACGGCCATCGGCCTGGCGCTCACGGCTTTTGCCGTGAATTTTTTCCGCGACCCCGAGCGCTACCCCTCGCCCGAGCCGGGCGTGGCCGTGTCGCCCGCCGACGGCAAGGTGGTCAAGGCCGGGCTTGCGCGCGACCCCTTCACCGGGCAGGAACGCAAGGTCGTGTGCATCTTCATGAACGTCTTTGACGTGCACGTGAACCGCATGCCCGTGGCGGGCACGGTGGAGCGCCTGAAATACCACCCCGGCAAGTTCCTGAACGCCAGCCTGGACAAGGCCAGCGAGGACAACGAGCGCATGTCCCTGGACATCCGCGGCGCCGAGGGCGGCCAGTGGAGCGTGGTGCAGATCGCGGGGCTCATCGCCCGGCGCATCGTCTGCCGCGTGGAGCCCGGCGACACCCTGGGCCGGGGCGAGCGCTTCGGGATGATCAAGTTCGGCTCCAGGGTTGACCTTTACCTGCCCGATGCCTATGACATAGCAGTGCACGTCGGGGAACGGGTCCTCGCCGGGCAGACCATCATCGCCCGCCGCAAGGGCGGGCGCACGCAAGAGTGA
- the pssA gene encoding CDP-diacylglycerol--serine O-phosphatidyltransferase — MNEPKDRPFHKGVYILPNMLTTASLFSGFLGIMWAIQGQFEACALAILVSALFDGMDGKVARLTGSTSEFGVQYDSLADLVAFGVTPAIMMYQWQLHAYGRLGLMAAFLLVVCGALRLARFNVNSSTSSKKHFIGLPIPAQGCVMATLVLFEPFAPGFVATHLPEAALVLAYGLSFLMVSRVRYAAFKEYDFVKAHPFSSMVTVILLFVLVASQPKALGFLILFGYVLSGPIHTYYLLLRRPHILRERTRTHS, encoded by the coding sequence ATGAACGAGCCCAAGGACAGACCGTTCCATAAGGGTGTCTACATCCTGCCGAACATGCTCACCACGGCGAGCCTGTTCTCCGGGTTTTTGGGCATCATGTGGGCCATCCAGGGCCAGTTCGAGGCCTGCGCGCTGGCCATCCTGGTCAGCGCCCTGTTCGACGGCATGGACGGCAAGGTCGCCCGGCTCACCGGCTCCACCAGCGAATTCGGCGTACAGTACGACTCCCTGGCCGATCTGGTGGCCTTCGGCGTGACCCCAGCCATCATGATGTACCAGTGGCAGCTGCACGCCTACGGGCGGCTGGGGCTCATGGCCGCCTTCCTGCTGGTGGTCTGCGGGGCGCTGCGGCTGGCGCGCTTCAACGTCAACTCCTCCACCTCGTCCAAGAAGCATTTCATCGGCCTGCCCATCCCGGCCCAGGGCTGCGTCATGGCCACCCTGGTGCTCTTCGAGCCCTTCGCCCCCGGGTTCGTTGCCACGCATCTGCCCGAGGCGGCCCTGGTCCTGGCCTACGGCCTGTCCTTCCTCATGGTCAGCCGCGTGCGCTACGCCGCCTTCAAGGAATACGATTTCGTCAAGGCCCACCCGTTCAGCAGCATGGTCACCGTGATCCTGCTCTTCGTGCTGGTCGCCTCGCAGCCCAAGGCCCTGGGCTTCCTGATCCTGTTCGGCTACGTGCTCTCCGGGCCTATCCACACTTACTATCTGCTCCTACGCCGCCCCCATATCCTACGGGAGCGGACTCGCACGCACTCGTAG
- a CDS encoding 2-isopropylmalate synthase gives MSDRVYFFDTTLRDGEQSPGCTMNLREKVRLARQLDTLGVDIIEAGFPAASEGDFESVRAIADAVERAQVAGLARALPQDIDRAFDAVRGARNPRIHTFIATSPLHMKHKLGKAPDQVLAMAERAVRHAASLTPNVEFSAEDASRSERPFLAEICQLAIECGARVINIPDTVGYAQPGEFAELIAFLMETVPNASQAVFSVHCHNDLGLAVANTLAAVRAGARQVEVTLSGIGERAGNAALEEVVMNMRTRPAYYPVSHGIITEQLFPANRMLSRIIGRPIPATKAVVGDNAFAHESGIHQDGVLKHRETYEIMTPESVGRSGTDMVMGKHSGRHAVKSKVEAMGFRLSDAEVDVVAGAVKRLADIKKKIYDEDVEAIVLEEVFRIPDKYRLKHLHIQSGTISVPPTAAVIMEVDGQERKLATFGVGPVDAVFNTIAEIIGKRPTLEQYLVNAITDGTDAQGEVTVKIEHGGQRAVGRGTDADIIVASAKALLNALNRLEKKREDK, from the coding sequence ATGTCCGACCGCGTCTATTTCTTCGACACCACGTTGCGCGACGGCGAACAGTCCCCGGGCTGCACCATGAACCTGCGCGAGAAGGTCCGCCTGGCGCGCCAGCTCGACACCCTGGGCGTGGACATCATCGAGGCCGGGTTCCCGGCGGCCAGCGAGGGCGATTTCGAGTCCGTGCGGGCCATCGCGGACGCCGTGGAGCGCGCCCAGGTGGCCGGGCTGGCCCGGGCCCTGCCCCAGGACATCGACCGCGCCTTCGACGCCGTGCGCGGCGCGCGCAACCCGCGCATCCACACCTTCATCGCCACCAGCCCGCTGCACATGAAGCACAAGCTGGGCAAGGCCCCGGACCAGGTGCTGGCCATGGCCGAGCGCGCCGTGCGCCACGCCGCGAGCCTCACGCCCAACGTGGAGTTCTCCGCCGAGGACGCCTCGCGCTCCGAGCGGCCCTTCCTGGCCGAGATCTGCCAGCTGGCCATCGAATGCGGCGCCCGGGTCATCAACATTCCCGACACCGTGGGCTACGCCCAGCCCGGCGAATTCGCCGAGCTGATCGCCTTCCTCATGGAAACGGTGCCCAATGCCTCGCAGGCCGTGTTCTCCGTGCATTGCCACAACGACCTCGGGCTGGCCGTGGCCAACACCCTGGCCGCCGTGCGCGCCGGGGCGCGCCAGGTGGAGGTCACCCTCTCGGGTATCGGCGAGCGCGCGGGCAACGCGGCCCTGGAGGAGGTGGTCATGAACATGCGCACCCGGCCCGCGTACTACCCCGTGAGCCACGGCATCATCACCGAGCAGCTCTTCCCGGCCAACCGCATGCTCTCGCGCATCATCGGCCGGCCCATCCCGGCCACCAAGGCCGTGGTCGGCGACAACGCCTTCGCCCACGAGTCGGGCATCCACCAGGACGGCGTGCTCAAGCACCGCGAGACCTACGAGATCATGACCCCCGAGAGCGTCGGGCGCTCGGGCACGGACATGGTCATGGGCAAGCATTCGGGCCGCCACGCCGTGAAATCCAAGGTCGAGGCCATGGGCTTCCGGCTGTCCGACGCCGAGGTGGACGTGGTTGCGGGCGCCGTCAAGAGGCTGGCGGACATCAAGAAAAAGATATACGACGAGGACGTCGAGGCCATCGTGCTCGAAGAGGTCTTCCGCATCCCCGACAAGTACCGCCTCAAGCACCTGCACATCCAGTCCGGCACCATCAGCGTGCCGCCCACGGCGGCGGTGATCATGGAAGTGGACGGGCAGGAGCGGAAGCTCGCGACCTTCGGCGTGGGCCCGGTGGACGCGGTGTTCAACACCATTGCCGAGATCATCGGCAAGCGGCCCACCCTGGAGCAGTACCTCGTCAACGCCATCACCGACGGCACCGACGCCCAGGGCGAAGTGACCGTGAAGATCGAGCACGGCGGCCAGCGCGCCGTGGGCCGCGGCACCGACGCCGACATCATCGTCGCCAGCGCCAAGGCCCTGCTCAACGCCTTGAACCGCCTGGAAAAGAAAAGAGAGGACAAGTAG
- a CDS encoding 3-isopropylmalate dehydratase large subunit has protein sequence MPQTLAQKILQNQCAEAVGEAGSIARCRVSLVLANDITAPLAIKSFEAMGARAVFHKERVALVCDHFTPNKDIDSAEQVKAVREFARRMGVVHYYEGGDVGVEHALLPELGLVGPGDVVVGADSHTCTYGGLGAFATGMGSTDIAAAMALGETWFKVPPTIRVQIDGTPGAYVGGKDYILRIIGEIGVAGALYKALEFGGAAVEALTVEGRMTMANMAIEAGGKVGLFEADARTLAYAAAAGRTGDAALAPDPGAAYERTVRLDVTGMEPQVACPHLPENVRPVSEVRGVAVHQSVIGSCTNGRIEDLREAAAVLRGRRVARGVRLIVLPATPRIWRQALAEGLLEIFMDAGAVVGPPTCGPCLGGHMGILASGERTIATTNRNFKGRMGSLESEVYLSGPAVAAASAVVGAIASPADL, from the coding sequence ATGCCCCAGACCCTGGCCCAGAAAATCCTGCAAAACCAATGCGCCGAGGCCGTGGGCGAGGCCGGGAGCATCGCGCGCTGCCGCGTGTCCCTGGTGCTGGCCAACGACATCACCGCGCCCCTGGCCATCAAGAGCTTCGAGGCCATGGGCGCCCGCGCGGTGTTCCACAAGGAGCGGGTCGCCCTGGTCTGCGACCATTTCACGCCCAACAAGGACATCGACTCCGCCGAGCAGGTCAAGGCCGTGCGCGAGTTCGCCCGGCGCATGGGCGTGGTCCACTACTACGAGGGCGGCGATGTGGGCGTGGAGCACGCGCTGCTGCCCGAGCTGGGGCTGGTCGGCCCCGGCGACGTGGTGGTCGGCGCCGACAGCCATACCTGCACCTACGGCGGCCTGGGCGCCTTCGCCACGGGCATGGGCTCCACGGACATCGCTGCGGCCATGGCCCTGGGCGAGACGTGGTTCAAGGTGCCGCCGACCATCCGCGTGCAGATCGACGGCACCCCCGGCGCGTATGTGGGCGGCAAGGACTACATCCTGCGGATCATCGGCGAGATCGGCGTGGCCGGGGCGCTCTACAAGGCCCTGGAATTCGGCGGCGCTGCGGTAGAGGCGCTGACCGTCGAGGGCCGCATGACCATGGCCAACATGGCCATCGAGGCCGGGGGCAAGGTCGGGCTGTTCGAGGCCGACGCCAGGACCCTGGCCTACGCCGCCGCCGCCGGGCGCACGGGCGACGCCGCCCTGGCGCCGGACCCCGGCGCGGCCTACGAGCGCACCGTGCGCCTGGACGTGACGGGCATGGAGCCCCAGGTGGCCTGCCCGCACCTGCCCGAGAACGTGCGCCCCGTGTCCGAGGTGCGCGGCGTGGCCGTCCATCAGTCGGTCATCGGCTCGTGCACCAACGGGCGCATCGAGGACCTGCGCGAGGCCGCCGCCGTGCTGCGCGGCCGCCGGGTGGCCCGGGGCGTGCGGCTCATCGTGCTGCCCGCCACTCCGCGCATCTGGCGCCAGGCCCTGGCCGAAGGCCTGCTGGAAATCTTCATGGACGCCGGGGCCGTGGTCGGCCCGCCCACCTGCGGGCCGTGCCTGGGCGGGCATATGGGCATCCTGGCCAGTGGCGAGCGGACCATCGCCACCACCAACCGCAACTTCAAGGGGCGCATGGGCAGCCTGGAGTCCGAGGTCTACCTCAGCGGGCCCGCCGTGGCCGCCGCCTCGGCCGTTGTCGGCGCCATCGCCAGCCCGGCGGACCTCTAG
- a CDS encoding 3-isopropylmalate dehydratase small subunit, with protein MQYTGTAHAVGANIDTDAIIPARFLVTTDEAQLGANCMEGLEAGWVARVRPGDIMVAGPNFGCGSSREHAPIAIKGAGIPVVVAHSFARIFYRNGFNMGLVLIEVGDGYAQLGDGSRIEVDTDAGVVRNLDTGAEVRCQPVPPFMQQILDAGGLVGYVGQRLAGEAR; from the coding sequence ATGCAATACACCGGCACCGCCCACGCCGTGGGCGCCAATATCGACACCGATGCCATCATCCCGGCGCGCTTTCTGGTTACCACCGACGAGGCGCAGCTCGGGGCCAACTGCATGGAGGGCCTGGAGGCGGGCTGGGTTGCCCGGGTCCGCCCCGGGGACATCATGGTCGCCGGGCCCAACTTCGGCTGCGGCTCCTCGCGCGAGCACGCGCCCATCGCCATCAAGGGCGCGGGCATCCCCGTGGTCGTGGCCCACAGCTTCGCACGCATCTTCTACCGCAACGGCTTCAACATGGGCCTGGTGCTCATCGAGGTCGGCGACGGCTACGCCCAGCTTGGCGACGGCAGCCGCATCGAGGTGGACACCGACGCGGGGGTGGTCCGCAACCTGGACACCGGGGCCGAGGTCCGCTGCCAGCCCGTGCCGCCGTTCATGCAGCAGATCCTCGACGCCGGGGGCCTGGTGGGCTACGTGGGCCAGCGCCTGGCCGGGGAGGCCCGCTAG